ATGGTGCGCGGGAACTTGCCGGTGGTGGCGCCGTACAGCCACGCGGTCCGCACGATGAGGTGGTCGCCCTCGGCGAGCACCGCCCACTCGCCCGCGGCCTTGGTGCGCCCGTAGGCCGAGCGCGGCGCGACAGGGGCGTGCGCGGGGTAGGGCTCGGTCGCGTCGCCGTCGAAGACGTAGTCGGTGGAGACGTGCAGCAGGCGGGCCCCGGCCGCCGTCGCCGCGCGGGCCAGGTTGGCGGCGCCGACGGCGTTGACCGCGAAGGCCACGGGCTCGTGGTCCTCCGCGCCGTCGACGTCCGTCCAGGCTGCGGCGTTGGCGACGACGTCGAACCCCGCGACGGCCGCGACGCACGCATCGGCGTCCGTGATGTCCAGGTCGTGCTGCGTGGCCGTGACCACCTCGTGCCCGCGTTCGGCGAGCGTCTTCTCCAGGTCCGTGGCGAGCATGCCGCCGCCACCCGTGATCAACCAGCGCATGTGCACGGAGCCTACCGGCAGCAGGTGGTCGACTACGCTTCGCGGGTGGATATCCGAGCACTGAAGATCGAGGGCGCGTGGGAGCTCACGCCCCGCCAGTTCGGCGACGACCGGGGGGTGTTCCTCGAGTGGTTCAAGGGTGACGCGTTCGCCGAGGCGGTCGGGCACGGGATCGACCTGCGCCAGGCCAACCTCTCCGTCTCGGCCGCCGGGGTGCTGCGCGGCGTCCACTTCGCAGACGTCCCGCCCAGCCAGGCGAAGTACGTCACCTGCGTCAAGGGCGCGGTGCTCGACGTCGTCGTCGACATCCGGGTGGGCTCGCCGACCTACGGCCAGTGGGACTCGGTGCTGCTCGACGACGTCGACCGGCGCGCGATCTACCTCTCGGAAGGGCTCGGCCACGCGTTCTGCTCGCTCGAGGACGGCTCCACGGTCACCTACCTGTGCTCGGCGCCGTACGCGCCCGGCCGTGAGCACGGCATCCACCCGCTCGACCCGGAGATTGGCATCGTGTGGCCGACGACAGGGCGGGACGGCTCGCCGCTCGCACCGCTGCTGAGCGACAAGGACGCCGCCGCCCCGACGCTGGCCGAGGCCCGCGAGCAGGGCCTGCTGCCCACGTGGGACGCCGTGCAGGAGTTCCGGGCGTCGCTGCGCGGCTGACCGCCGCCTCCGGTGGTTGAGCCCACCGCTCCCGGTGGTCGAGCGCACCGCTCCCGGTGGTTGAGCGCACCGCTCCCGGTGGTTGAGCCTGTCGAAACCACCCCGCGCTGGGAGTCCTGGGTGGCTTCGACAGGCTCAACCACCGGGGCGGGGTGGGGTGGTTTCGACAGGCTCAACCACCGGGGGGCGTCGGCGCCTGTCAGCGGGAGAGGAAGGCGCGGGCCGTGCTGCCGGGCGCCGGGGCGCCCTTCGGGGTGAGCACGACCTGCAGGGCCTCGACGCGTCGGGAGTAGCCCGCCGTGCCGGCCTGGGCGC
The Xylanimonas cellulosilytica DSM 15894 DNA segment above includes these coding regions:
- the rfbD gene encoding dTDP-4-dehydrorhamnose reductase, with the protein product MRWLITGGGGMLATDLEKTLAERGHEVVTATQHDLDITDADACVAAVAGFDVVANAAAWTDVDGAEDHEPVAFAVNAVGAANLARAATAAGARLLHVSTDYVFDGDATEPYPAHAPVAPRSAYGRTKAAGEWAVLAEGDHLIVRTAWLYGATTGKFPRTIARVLREKGAASVVDDQVGQPTWTADLADLMVRLADAGAPRGIYHGTSGGRCSWFELAQEVAATIGLDPSVVTPTSSASFAAKAHRPAYSVLSHDSLEAIGVAPIGDWRERFRAAAPVIVGA
- a CDS encoding dTDP-4-dehydrorhamnose 3,5-epimerase family protein; protein product: MDIRALKIEGAWELTPRQFGDDRGVFLEWFKGDAFAEAVGHGIDLRQANLSVSAAGVLRGVHFADVPPSQAKYVTCVKGAVLDVVVDIRVGSPTYGQWDSVLLDDVDRRAIYLSEGLGHAFCSLEDGSTVTYLCSAPYAPGREHGIHPLDPEIGIVWPTTGRDGSPLAPLLSDKDAAAPTLAEAREQGLLPTWDAVQEFRASLRG